AGATGATCAAGTATGCCTCCAATGCCTTTCTGGCCACAAAGATCTCCTTTGTCAACGAGATCGCCAACCTCTGTGAGAAGGTCGGGGCCGATGTCCATCATGTGGCCAAGGGGATGGGGCTTGATGGCCGGATCAGCTCCAAGTTTCTCCACGCCGGCCCGGGGTTCGGCGGTTCCTGCTTCCCGAAAGATACGGCGGCACTGGCCCGGTTAGGCAAGAACCATGAAGTCGAGATGCAGGTGGTCCGGGCTGCGATCCAGGCCAATGAAAGTCAGAAGGAGAAAATGGTGGGAAAGATTACATCCGTTGTGGGCGACCTCGCGGGCAAAACCATCGGGGTTCTGGGACTCTCCTTCAAACCGAATACCGACGACATGCGGGATGCCCCCTCCCTGGTTATCATCAAGGGATTACAACGGCAGGGGGCTTCGATCCGGGCTTACGATCCTGAGGCGATGGAGGCATCGAAGGCCTTGCTGCGCGAGATCGAATATTGTGGCAACCCCTATGAGGTGGCGGACGGCGCCGATGCTCTGGTACTGGTGACGGAGTGGAACCAGTTTCGAATGCTTGATCTGGAAAAGCTCAAAGAATTGCTCAAATCGCCGGTCCTGGTCGATCTTCGGAATGTCTATGAACCGGAAACCCTCCGTGCTGCCGGGTTTACCTATACCTGTGTTGGGAGAGGCTGAAGTTCTGAGGGGCGGAGGGACAAAGGCACAAAGGGGCAAAGGGACATGGGGAAAAGTCAAAGGCGAAAAGCATTCACCACGGGGGACACGAGGAGTCACGGGGGAAAAGATAAAATCAAGGTCAAAAGTGAAAAGCGTCCCGGTTTACCCGGGACGGAAGTTGCTGACCGCTGAGTGCTGAAAGCTTATATAAGGAGAAACCATGGCCAAAACGTTAGTCACAGGTGGCGCCGGGTTCATCGGCTCCCATGTCGTGCGTGAGATGATTCAAAACGGTCTGGAGGTGGTGGTCGTGGACGATCTCTCTTCCGGGAAGAAGGAGAACCTTCCGGACGGTGTGAGCTTCCATGAACTCGATATCACCTCCCCGGAACTGGAAAAAGTCTTTGAATCGGAACGGCCCGATTATGTTCATCACCTGGCCGCCCAGATCAGTGTGGCCGATTCCGTTCGGGATCCCCTCCATGATGCCATGGTCAATGTCGTCGGTTCCGTGAACCTGTTGCAGAACGCAGTGAAGTACGGCGTGAAAAAGTTCATCTTCTCCTCCTCCGGCGGGACCGTTTATGGCGCCACGGAACATCTGCCCGCGGTGGAGGAACTCCCCTTCTCTGCGATGTCGCCTTACGGTGTGACCAAGATCTGCATGGAGTATTATCTTCCCTATTACCGGGCGGAGAAAGGTCTGAACTATACCGTGCTTCGATATTCCAATGTTTATGGACCCCGGCAGGATCCCCACGGCGAGGCAGGGGTGGTGGCCATTTTCTGCCGGACCATGTTGGACGGCCGGACGCCGACGATCAACGGTGACGGAAAATATATCCGGGATTATGTCTATGCCGGGGATGTGGCGCGGGCCAACTTTCTGGCTATTGAAAAGGGGGACCACGACTGCTTTAATATCGGCACCGGTGTCCGGACCGATGTGAACCAGCTCTATCAGGAGATTGCAGCGGTAATCGGTTTTGATCAGGCCCCTCCTCATGGGCCGCACCGGCCGGGAGATCTGCGGGAAAATTATCTCAATGCCTCCAAGGCATCACGTCTCCTCGGATGGGAACCCCGGATTTCTCTGAAAGATGGGCTGGCAAGGACGGTGGACTATTTTCGGAATGGAGGTCGAAGTTGAATCGGGACGGAATCAATCCCGGGATCTTCCGGGCTTATGATATCCGGGGGATCGTGGGCAAAGACCTGGACGGCTCGGTTGCCGAACGGATTGGCCGGGCCTACGGGACCTATGTTGCGGTAAAAGGGGTCCGGACGGTTTCCGTCGGCCGGGACGGCCGGCTGAGCTCGGAGGAGCTTGCTTCCTCCCTGATCGAGGGACTCTGTGCCGCAGGACTGGATGTGATCGATGTCGGACTCTGCCCCACACCGCTGCTCTATTTCTCCCTCTTTCATCTCCCCGTGGACGGCGGGATCATGGTGACGGGCAGTCACAATCCCCCCGACTATAACGGATTCAAGATCTGTGTGGGCAAAGAGACAATCCACGGAGAAGAGATCCAGAAGATCCGGAAGGTTATTGAAGCAGGAAAATTTGAAGAAGGGAAGGGAAAACGGATTTCCGGCGAAATCATCCCCGACTATCTTGCTCATCAACGGAAGAGTTTCCAGGGGCTGACGGGCGGTCCCTCCCTTCGTGTTGTTGTGGATGCCGGAAATGGAACGGCAGCCACAGTGGCTCCGTCCCTTCTCTCGGATCTGGGCTGTGATGTGATTCCCCTCTTCTGCGAGATC
The Deltaproteobacteria bacterium genome window above contains:
- a CDS encoding UDP-glucose/GDP-mannose dehydrogenase family protein: MHIAVIGTGYVGLVSGTCFAEFGINVTCVDNNRAKIDALNEGKVPIYEPGLEDMVQKNVREERLFFTTNIQEAVEKALVIFIAVGTPQGDGGAADLSYVEEVAREIGRYMNGYKVIVDKSTVPVGTGKRVANIIRENQTGHYSFDVVSNPEFLREGSAIEDFMRPNRVVIGTSSDQAQAIMKDLYKPLYLIEAPMLFTSVESAEMIKYASNAFLATKISFVNEIANLCEKVGADVHHVAKGMGLDGRISSKFLHAGPGFGGSCFPKDTAALARLGKNHEVEMQVVRAAIQANESQKEKMVGKITSVVGDLAGKTIGVLGLSFKPNTDDMRDAPSLVIIKGLQRQGASIRAYDPEAMEASKALLREIEYCGNPYEVADGADALVLVTEWNQFRMLDLEKLKELLKSPVLVDLRNVYEPETLRAAGFTYTCVGRG
- a CDS encoding NAD-dependent epimerase/dehydratase family protein, with translation MAKTLVTGGAGFIGSHVVREMIQNGLEVVVVDDLSSGKKENLPDGVSFHELDITSPELEKVFESERPDYVHHLAAQISVADSVRDPLHDAMVNVVGSVNLLQNAVKYGVKKFIFSSSGGTVYGATEHLPAVEELPFSAMSPYGVTKICMEYYLPYYRAEKGLNYTVLRYSNVYGPRQDPHGEAGVVAIFCRTMLDGRTPTINGDGKYIRDYVYAGDVARANFLAIEKGDHDCFNIGTGVRTDVNQLYQEIAAVIGFDQAPPHGPHRPGDLRENYLNASKASRLLGWEPRISLKDGLARTVDYFRNGGRS